A stretch of the Kwoniella shandongensis chromosome 13, complete sequence genome encodes the following:
- a CDS encoding 50S ribosomal protein L36, producing MLQSLLRRIPRVSISSAGPSTPRFCSSCPPRNVLSSTSSLARPRPPSIAQQLLSPLTRPCLTPRFASPVMSQVRGMKVRSSVKKFCDGCSVVRRKGRIYVICSKNPKHKQRQG from the exons ATGCTCCAATCACTGCTGAGAAGAATACCACGAGTCTCAATCTCTTCGGCCGGTCCTTCAACCCCTCGGTTCTGTTCATCATGTCCTCCTCGTAATGTCCtttcctccacatcctctctcgctcgaccacgACCCCCTTCCATCGCTCAGCAATTActctcacctctcactcgaCCATGTCTCACACCTCGATTCGCGAGTCCTGTCATGTCACAAGTGCGAGGGATGAAAGTGAGGAGTAGCGTCAAGAAGTTTTGTGATGGGTGTTCGGTCGTCAGACG GAAAGGAAGAATATACGTCATTTGCTCAAAGAACCCCAAACATAAGCAG Cgacaaggatga
- a CDS encoding adenylate kinase has product MASASSSGNSELEYLKTLVSQLNDKITQLEKSTSTSVHSAVDTAKAAIGLSTSATTGAGKAPRLVLIGPPGAGKGTQAPNISEKYCICHLATGDMLRSQVSRQTELGKAAKKIMDQGGLVSDEIMVGMIKEELTKNQECKNGFILDGFPRTVPQASKLDAMLSENKQAIDHAIELKIPDALLISRITGRLVHPASGRSYHREFNPPKKSMTDDQTGEPLIQRSDDNVQTLKKRLETYHAQTGPVVDYYKKTGVWTPVDAAQSPKLVWASISTILAGAKDGKTVRA; this is encoded by the exons ATGGcgtccgcttcttcctctggcaACTCGGAGCTCGAGTATCTCAAGACCTTGGTCTCTCAG CTCAACGACAAGATCACTCAACTTGAGAAATCTACCTCTACCTCGGTCCACTCCGCCGTTGACACCGCCAAAGCCGCTATTggtctctccacctctgccacTACCGGAGCTGGCAAGGCTCCCCGACTCGTACTCATCGGTCCTCCCGGTGCCGGAAAGGGAACTCAAGCACCCAACATCTCCGAGAAATACTGTATCTGTCATCTCGCCACCGGAGACATGTTGAGATCGCAGGTTTCCAGACAGACAGAGTTGGGTAAAGCAGCAAAGAAGATCATGGACCAAGGTGGTTTGGTCAGCGATGAGATCATGGTCGGtatgatcaaggaggagttgACAAAGAACCAGGAGTGCAAGAATGG TTTCATCCTCGACGGTTTCCCCCGTACCGTCCCTCAAGCTTCCAAGCTCGACGCCATGCTCTCCGAGAACAAGCAGGCTATCGACCACGCTATCGAGCTCAAGATCCCTGACGCCTTGCTCATCTCTCGAATCACTGGTCGATTGGTCCACCCTGCCAGTGGTAGGAGTTACCACCGAGAGT TCAACCCACCCAAGAAGTCCATGACGGATGACCAGACTGGTGAACCGCTCATCCAACGATCTGACGATAACGTCCAAACTCtcaagaagagattggagaCCTATCACGCTCAGACAGGTCCCGTCGTAGATTATTACAAGAAGACGGGAGTCTGGACACCCGTCGATGCTGCTCAGAGTCCTAAATTGGTTTGGGCAAGTATCAGTACTATCTTGGCAGGTGCAAAGGACGGTAAGACCGTCAGGGCGTAA
- a CDS encoding V-type proton ATPase proteolipid subunit translates to MSTVAELCPVYAPFFGAMGCTSAIVFTCIGAAYGTAKSGVGISAMAVLRPDLMMKCAIPVVMAGIIGIYGLVVSVLITGNLTSPMPLYTGFIQLGAGLSVGLAGLAAGFAIGIVGDAGVRGTAQQPRLFVGMILILIFAEVLGLYGLIVALILNTKALAGYECPMPQ, encoded by the exons ATGTCGACAGTTGCTGAGCTTTGCCCCGTCTACGCTCCGTTCTTCGGTGCTATGGGATGTACTAGTGCGATCGTGTTCACATGTATCGGAGCTGC CTACGGTACCGCCAAGTCCGGTGTCGGAATCTCCGCCATGGCCGTCCTTCGACCCGATCTCATGATGAAGTGTGCTATCCCCGTCGTCATGGCTGGTATCATTGGTATC TACGGTCTCGTCGTCTCCGTCTTGATCACCGGTAACT TGACCTCTCCCATGCCCCTCTACACCGGTTTCATCCAACTCGGTGCTGGTCTTTCCGTCGGTCTTGCCGGTCTTGCTGCCGGTTTCGCCATCGGTATCGTTGGTGATGCAGGTGTCAGGGGTACTGCTCAGCAGCCAAGGTTGTTCGTCggtatg ATTCTTATCCTCATTTTCGCCGAAGTCTTGGGTCTTTACGGTTTGATCGTTGCTTTGATCCTCAACACCAAGGCGCTTGCGGGGTACGAA TGTCCTATGCCTCAATAA